A single Botrytis cinerea B05.10 chromosome 1, complete sequence DNA region contains:
- the Bcchc1 gene encoding Bcchc1, producing the protein MAPLPIKFTELLQLTSVGVEAQSIGFNSCTLESDSYICVREKKNEAAQPEVVIVDLKQNNAVTRRPIKADSAIMHWSKQVIALKAQSRTLQIFDLGAKAKLKSATMNEDVVFWKWFSETSLGLVTDTTVYHWDVFDPNQASPVEVFKRNPNLAGCQIINYRVSGDGKWMVVVGITQQQGRVVGAMQLYSKDRGISQAIEGHAAAFGTLRLESAPADTKVFTFSVRTATGAKLHIVEVDHQASNPTFSKKAVDVYFPAEAVNDFPVAMQVSQKYSIIYLVTKYGFIHLYDLETGTCIFMNRISSETIFITAGDSESAGLVGVNRRGQVLSVSVDETTVIPYLLQNPANSGLAVKLASRAGLPGADNLYANQFEQLLAAGNYSEASKIAANSPRGFLRTPQTIERLKNVPAVPGQLSVILQYFGVLLDKGSLNKHETLELVRPVLAQNRKHLLEKWMKENKLDCSEELGDIVRQQDTQLALAIYLKANVPHKVVAAFAESGQFEKILPYAQQAGYQPDYVQLLRNIISINPEKGAEFATQLANTEGGSLVDIERVVDVFQSQGMVQPATGFLLDALKENNPEQGHLQTRLLEMNLMNAPQVADAILGNEMFSHYDKPRIAQLCEQAGLAQRALEHYEDPEAIKRVIVNIVASPTFSQEWLTGYFGRLSLEQSLDCLDAMLKVNIRQNLAAVVQIAVKYSDLLGAVRLIDLFEKYKTAEGLYHYLGSIVNLSEDQNVVFKYIESAAKMQQFNEVERICRDSNFYNPERVKNFLKEAKLAEQLPLIIVCDRFNFIHELVLYLYQNQQFQSIEVYVQRVNPARTPAVVGGLLDVDCDEQIIKNLLNSVNHASIPIDELVHEVETRNRLKLLLPFLEATLAAGNQQQAVYNALAKIYIDSNNNPEKFLKENSQYDTLVVGLYCQLRDPGLAFICYSKGQNDLELVNVTNENSMYKAQARYLLERADRELWEFVLSENNIHRRSVIDQIISTAVPESTEPEKVSVAVAAFLGADLPGELIELLEKIVLEPSPFSDNESLQNLLILTATKADKGRVMDYIHKLDAFNPADVASICIEVGLYEEAFEVYKKINDHINAANVLVEHIVSIDRANDYAEKVELPEVWSRVAKAQLDGLRVSDGIASYIRADDPSNYLEVIEIATHAGKDEDLIKYLRMARKTLREPAIDTALAFAYARTDQLSELEDFLRGTNVADIEESGDKAYAEGFHQAAKIFFTSISNWAKLATTLVHLEEYQSAVECARKANNIKVWKQVNAACVEKKEFRLAQICGLNLIIDAEELQNLVKQYERNGYFDELIAVLEQGLGLERSHMGMFTELGIALSKYHPDRTMEHLKLFWSRINIPKVIRACEEAHLWPELIFLYCHYDEWDNAALAMMERAADAWEHHSFKDIVVKVANLEIYYRALNFYLQEQPSLITDLLQALSPRIDVNRVVKMFEKSDNIPLIKPFLLNVQTQNKKIVNSAIHDLLIEEEDYKTLRDSVENYDNYDAVELAQRLERHDLVFFRQIASNIYRKNKRWEKSIALSKQDKLFKDAIETAAISSKEDVVEELLRYFVDIGSRECYVGMLYACYDLIPVHVVMEISWRHGLTDFTMPFMINYLAQQSSTIAELKKDNEERKLKEKSQVQEEDNTPILGGNRLMITAGPTGRASPAQFGQTNGFAPQPTGFGGF; encoded by the exons ATGGCTCCATTACCAATCAAGTTTACGGAGCTTCTCCAG TTAACAAGTGTCGGAGTTGAG GCACAATCGATAGGTTTTAATTCATGT ACACTGGAGTCAGATTCCTACATCTGCGTACgagaaaagaagaacgaAGCTGCACAACCAGAAGTCGTTATCGTCGATCTAAAGCAAAATAATGCTGTCACTCGAAGACCTATTAAGGCGGATAGTGCCATTATGCATTGGTCGAAACAGGTCATCGCATTAAAGGCACAATCAAGGACCTTGCAGATATTTGACTTGGGCGCCAAGGCAAAGCTGAAGTCTGCTACCatgaatgaagatgttgTTTTCTGGAAATGGTTCAGTGAGACAAGCTTGGGATTAGTTACCGATACAACCGTTTACCACTGGGATGTATTTGACCCAAACCAAGCATCCCCGGTAGAGGTGTTCAAGAGAAATCCAAACCTTGCT GGGTGCCAAATTATCAACTATCGTGTTAGCGGCGACGGAAAGTGGATGGTAGTCGTAGGCATCACACAACAACAAGGACGAGTGGTGGGAGCGATGCAACTTTATTCGAAAGACAGAGGCATCAGTCAGGCTATCGAAGGCCACGCGGCAGCGTTCGGTACATTACGATTGGAATCAGCCCCAGCAGATACGAAGGTATTCACATTTTCGGTTCGGACTGCTACTGGCGCAAAGCTACACATAGTCGAGGTCGACCACCAAGCTTCAAACCCAACATTTTCGAAGAAGGCAGTCGATGTATACTTCCCTGCCGAAGCTGTAAACGATTTCCCAGTTGCAATGCAAGTTTCACAAAAATACAGCATTATTTACTTGGTTACCAAATACGGCTTTATTCACCTTTACGATCTTGAGACTGGTACATGTATTTTCATGAACCGTATCTCGAGCGAGACCATTTTCATCACAGCTGGCGATTCGGAATCTGCAGGACTTGTTGGTGTTAACCGAAGAGGACAAGTATTGTCGGTATCTGTTGATGAAACGACAGTTATTCCATacctcctccaaaatcctGCAAACTCCGGTTTAGCCGTCAAGCTTGCTTCAAGAGCTGGTCTACCTGGTGCGGACAATCTCTATGCCAATCAATTTGAGCAACTTTTGGCTGCAGGAAACTACTCCGAGGCATCGAAGATTGCTGCAAACTCTCCTCGCGGCTTCTTGCGAACACCACAAACCATCGAACGTCTTAAGAACGTACCGGCTGTACCAGGTCAACTATCTGTCATCTTGCAATACTTTGGTGTATTGCTTGACAAGGGATCGTTGAATAAACACGAGACCTTAGAGCTTGTGCGACCTGTCTTGGCCCAGAACCGAAAGCATCTCCTTGAAAAGTGGATGAAGGAGAACAAGCTTGACTGTTCTGAAGAATTAGGTGACATTGTCCGTCAACAAGATACACAGCTTGCACTTGCTATCTATCTCAAGGCAAACGTTCCTCACAAAGTAGTTGCTGCTTTCGCAGAGAGTGGCCAATTTGAGAAGATCTTACCCTACGCCCAACAAGCAGGTTATCAGCCAGATTATGTCCAATTACTTCGcaacatcatctccatcaaccCTGAAAAGGGAGCTGAGTTCGCTACACAATTGGCAAACACGGAGGGTGGTTCGCTTGTCGATATTGAGCGAGTTGTAGACGTATTCCAGTCTCAAGGAATGGTTCAACCTGCTACGGGATTCTTGCTTGATGCATTGAAGGAGAATAATCCAGAGCAAGGACACTTACAGACTCGTCTTCTTGAAATGAATCTCATGAACGCTCCTCAAGTTGCCGATGCCATTCTTGGTAATGAGATGTTCTCACACTATGATAAGCCTAGAATCGCACAGTTGTGTGAACAAGCTGGCCTTGCTCAAAGAGCTTTGGAGCATTATGAAGACCCTGAAGCCATCAAACGCGTGATCGTCAATATTGTTGCTTCACCAACTTTCAGTCAAGAATGGCTCACTGGTTACTTTGGTCGCTTGTCCCTTGAGCAGTCGTTAGACTGTCTTGATGCTATGCTCAAGGTAAACATTCGTCAAAACCTTGCGGCTGTTGTTCAAATCGCTGTCAAATACTCCGATTTACTCGGTGCTGTCAGATTGATTGACCTATTCGAAAAGTACAAGACTGCCGAGGGTCTCTACCATTATCTTGGTAGCATTGTCAACTTGAGTGAAGATCAAAACGTCGTGTTCAAATATATTGAGAGCGCCGCCAAGATGCAGCAATTTAACGAGGTGGAACGCATTTGCAGAGATTCCAATTTCTACAACCCTGAACGCGTGAAGAACTTCTTGAAGGAAGCCAAATTGGCCGAGCAATTGCCACTCATCATCGTCTGTGATCGATTCAACTTCATTCACGAGTTGGTACTTTACctctatcaaaatcaacaatttcaatctatCGAGGTCTATGTTCAGCGTGTGAACCCAGCCCGAACACCTGCTGTTGTTGGTGGTTTACTTGATGTTGACTGTGATGAGCAAATTATCAAGAACCTTTTGAACTCCGTTAATCATGCTTCCATCCCTATCGATGAACTTGTTCATGAGGTTGAAACAAGAAACCGTCTTAAGCTTCTGTTGCCATTCCTTGAGGCAACCTTGGCTGCAGGCAACCAGCAACAAGCTGTATACAATGCTTTAGCAAAGATATACATCGACAG TAACAATAACCCCGAAAAGTTCCTTAAagaaaattctcaatatgACACCTTGGTCGTCGG TTTGTATTGCCAGCTGAGAGACCCAGGGCTAGCT TTTATCTGTTATAGCAAAGGTCAAAACGACCTTGAGCTTGTCAACGTCACCAATGAGAACTCCATGTACAAGGCTCAAGCTCGCTATCTCTTGGAGAGAGCTGATCGAGAGCTTTGGGAGTTTGTTCTCTCGGAGAATAATATACATCGCCGATCCGTCATTGATCAAATCATCTCTACAGCTGTTCCCGAGTCAACTGAACCCGAAAAGGTCTCTGTCGCAGTCGCAGCTTTCCTAGGTGCTGATCTTCCAGGagaattaattgaattactGGAAAAAATCGTTCTCGAGCCTTCGCCATTCAGTGACAATGAGAGCTTACAAAATCTCCTCATTCTTACCGCTACCAAAGCTGATAAGGGTCGAGTCATGGATTATATCCACAAATTGGATGCATTCAACCCGGCGGATGTAGCTTCTATCTGTATTGAAGTTGGCTTGTATGAAGAAGCATTCGAAGTTTACAAGAAGATTAACGACCACATCAACGCTGCAAATGTGCTCGTTGAGCACATTGTCAGTATCGATCGCGCGAACGACTATGCTGAGAAAGTGGAGCTTCCCGAAGTATGGAGTAGGGTTGCCAAGGCTCAATTGGATGGTCTACGTGTAAGCGATGGTATTGCCTCATATATTCGCGCCGATGATCCCAGCAATTATCTCGAAGTCATTGAAATTGCAACTCATGCTGGAAAGGACGAGGACCTTATCAAATACCTTCGTATGGCTCGCAAGACTCTTCGTGAGCCTGCCATTGATACTGCACTTGCTTTTGCATATGCTCGTACCGATCAACTCAGCGAACTCGAGGACTTCCTCAGAGGAACCAATGTCGCTGATATCGAAGAATCAGGTGACAAGGCATATGCTGAAGGCTTCCACCAAGCCGCGAAGATTTTCTTCACTAGTATTTCAAACTGGGCCAAACTTGCCACCACCCTCGTTCATCTAGAGGAATACCAGTCTGCTGTTGAATGTGCCCGAAAGGCCAACAACATCAAGGTCTGGAAGCAAGTTAACGCTGCTTGtgttgagaagaaggaattcCGCCTTGCCCAGATTTGTGGtctcaatttgattattgatgCTGAAGAGTTGCAGAACTTAGTCAAGCAATACGAACGCAATGGTTATTTCGATGAGCTTATTGCGGTGCTTGAGCAAGGTCTAGGTTTAG AGAGAAGTCACATGGGAATGTTTACTGAATTAGGCATTGCCCTTTCCAAATATCACCCAGACCGCACAATGGAGCACTTGAAGCTCTTCTGGAGCAGAATCAATATTCCCAAGGTGATTCGTGCCTGCGAGGAAGCTCACCTTTGGCCCGagttgattttcttgtaCTGCCATTATGACGAGTGGGACAATGCCGCTCTTGCGATGATGGAGAGAGCTGCCGACGCATGGGAGCATCACTCATTCAAGGATATCGTTGTCAAGGTAGCAAATTTGGAGATCTACTACCGCGCTCTAAACTTCTATCTTCAAGAGCAACCATCTCTCATTACCGATCTTCTTCAAGCACTTTCACCAAGAATCGACGTCAATCGTGTTGTGAAGATGTTCGAAAAATCTGACAACATCCCTCTCATCAAACCCTTCCTTCTCAACGTTCAGACCCAGAACAAGAAGATTGTCAACAGTGCCATCCATGACTTGttgattgaagaggaagattatAAGACCCTCCGTGATTCAGTCGAGAACTATGATAACTATGATGCCGTCGAGCTTGCTCAACGATTAGAGCGTCACGATCTAGTCTTCTTCCGTCAAATTGCTTCCAACATCTACCGCAAGAACAAGCGCTGGGAGAAATCTATTgctctttcaaaacaagataagCTTTTCAAAGATGCAATTGAGACTGCCGCTATTTCTAGCAAGGAAGATGTCGTTGAGGAGTTGCTTAGATAT TTCGTTGATATTGGTAGCCGTGAATGTTATGTTGGCATGCTCTATGCTTGCTACGACCTCATTCCTGTCCATGTTGTTATGGAAATTTCATGGCGTCATGGTCTTACCGATTTTACTATGCCATTCATGATCAACTACTTGGCCCAGCAAAGTTCCACAATCGCTGAGTTGAAGAAGGAcaatgaagagagaaagttgAAAGAGAAGTCACAAGTTCAGGAAGAGGACAACACCCCAATCCTCGGAGGTAATCGTCTAATGATCACCGCTGGACCTACCGGACGTGCATCTCCAGCCCAGTTCGGCCAAACTAATGGATTCGCACCACAGCCAACAGGTTTTGGGGGATTTTAG
- the Bcmfs1 gene encoding Bcmfs1: MMTDEKLPPTTSASISSSSTTHEKSDAEQATLAREAMKTDAELSEKPLGKTPSVHDGDNDNPIELKKTKSAADIQQEELNRVHTSAEGVEYPTGVKLQLISLALCLSVFLMALDNSIIATAIPKITDQFHSLNDVGWYGSAYLLTTASFQLLFGKFYSYFSIKWVYLVAIAIFELGSLICGVAPNSIALIIGRAIAGLGSAGIFSGALIIVAYSVPLVKRPMYTGLIGAMYGIASVAGPLLGGVFTDKATWRWCFLINLPIGAVTVLVILIFFKAPDREAVAVLPWSERIKEFDLLGTAFFIPAIICLLLALQWGGTKYPWGNGRIIALFVLFGVLIGIFIAIQFWKGDSATVPPSIMKKRSMWSAAWFSFCLGSYFLLLIYYLPIWFQAVKGDSAVKSGISNIPMVLTLVIVSIISGALVTTIGYYAPLMIVSSVIASIGIGLLTTFKPDTNHAAWIGYQCLAGIGIGFGMQQPLIACQTVLDISQVPTGTSVIIFVQTLGGALFVSIGQNVFTNKLAQNLAHYVPDLNPAVVLTTGATSIQKDIAPEYLAGVTISYNNALTQSFLVAAVMAALTIIGSVFIEWKSVKGKKIEMAAA; this comes from the exons ATGATGACAGACGAAAAGTTACCACCTACTACGAGTGCTTCGATTAGTTCTTCAAGCACCACTCACGAGAAGTCCGACGCGGAACAAGCGACTCTAGCACGCGAAGCTATGAAGACAGATGCTGAGTTGTCAGAGAAACCTTTGGGAAAGACACCTTCGGTTCATGATGGCGACAATGATAATCCTATAGAGTTGAAGAAGACCAAAAGCGCAGCAGATATACAGCAGGAGGAGTTGAATAGAGTTCATACAAGTGCAGAGGGTGTGGAATATCCAACCGGGGTTAAGTTACAGTTGATTAGTTTGGCGTTATGTTTATCCGTTTTCTTAATGGCTTTG GATAACTCTATTATTGCAACGGCTATTCCCAAGATTACTGATCAGTTTCACTCGTTGAACGATGTTGGGTGGTATGGATCTGCAT ACTTACTCACTACTGCTTCCTTTCAACTACTTTTTGGAAAATTCTACTCATACTTCTCGATAAAATGGGTTTACCTTGTTGCAATTGCTATCTTCGAGCTCGGCAGTTTGATCTGTGGTGTTGCACCAAATTCAATTGCGTTGATCATTGGTAGAGCTATTGCTGGCTTGGGTAGTGCTGGAATCTTCTCCGGTGCTTTGATCATTGTCGCATATTCAGTTCCATTAGTTAAGAGACCCATGTATACTGGATTGATTGGAGCTATGTATGGTATTGCCTCTGTTGCTGGACCTCTACTTGGAGGTGTATTC ACTGATAAAGCAACTTGGCGTTGGTGCTTCCTGATCAATTTGCCAATTGGAGCTG TTACCGTTCTtgtcattttgattttcttcaagGCTCCTGATAGAGAAGCTGTTGCAGTCCTTCCATGGAGTGAACGCATAAAAGAATTCGATCTTCTCGGTACCGCATTCTTCATCCCAGCTATCATCTGTCTATTGCTCGCACTTCAATGGGGTGGAACAAAATATCCTTGGGGCAATGGACGCATCATCGCACTTTTTGTACTCTTCGGAGTATTGATCGGAATATTCATCGCCATCCAATTTTGGAAAGGAGATAGCGCCACTGTACCACCAAGCATCATGAAGAAGCGAAGCATGTGGTCTGCTGCATGGTTCTCCTTCTGTCTCGGATcatactttcttcttttgatctACTATCTTCCTATTTGGTTCCAAGCGGTCAAGGGCGATTCGGCCGTCAAATCTGGTATTTCTAACATACCAATGGTTTTGACTTTGGTCATTGTCAG TATCATCTCCGGTGCTCTTGTCACAACAATCGGTTATTATGCACCACTCATGATCGTTTCATCAGTTATCGCATCGATTGGAATCGGTCTCTTGACCACCTTCAAGCCTGATACCAATCACGCTGCCTGGATCGGTTACCAATGTCTCGCAGGTATCGGTATTGGTTTTGGCATGCAACAGCCTCTTATAGCCTGCCAAACCGTGCTCGACATTTCTCAAGTGCCAACCGGTACTTCTGTCATTATTTTCGTTCAAACACTCGGAGGAGCTCTGTTCGTCTCCATTGGTCAAAATGTTTTTACAAACAAACTTGCCCAAAATTTGGCACATTATGTACCGGATCTGAATCCAGCAGTCGTTTTGACTACAGGTGCTACTagtattcaaaaagatatcgCACCAGAATATTTGGCTGGTGTGACAATCTCTTATAACAATGCGTTGACGCAATCATTCTTGGTGGCTGCGGTCATGGCTGCGCTTACCATTATTGGCAGTGTGTTCATTGAATGGAAGAGTGTtaagggaaagaaaatcgaaatgGCTGCTGCTTAA